The Rissa tridactyla isolate bRisTri1 chromosome 6, bRisTri1.patW.cur.20221130, whole genome shotgun sequence genome includes a region encoding these proteins:
- the CALHM2 gene encoding calcium homeostasis modulator protein 2, translating to MAALIAENFRFLSLFFKSKDVMIFNGLVALGTVGSEELFSVVAFNCPCSPARNYIYGLAAIGVPALALFLIGVIWNNHTWNLVAECHKRGIKNFSAAATFLLFGSIMGRAAVAPVTWSVISLLRGEAYICALSEFVKPSSLDKFPADYGADVLARFPCKDVPANLTKFRDEVTRRLRYESQLFGWLLIGIVAVLVFLTKCLKHCCSPLSYRQEAYWSQYRSNEDKLFRRTAEVHSRILAAKNVKHFFGFVALDKEEKELVQEFPVEGVQPSPQWNAITGVYIYRENKGFPLYSRLHKWAKGVEGNGPSPEGHEMLFLAS from the exons ATGGCCGCCCTCATCGCCGAGAACTTCCGCTTCCTCTCCTTGTTCTTCAAGAGCAAAGATGTGATGATCTTCAATGGCTTGGTGGCCCTGGGCACAGTGGGGAGCGAGGAGCTCTTCTCAGTCGTGGCCTTCAACTGCCCCTGCTCCCCTGCCCGCAACTACATCTACGGGCTGGCCGCCATTGGCGTCCCAGCCCTGGCCCTCTTTCTCATTGGCGTCATATGGAACAACCACACCTGGAACCTGGTGGCCGAGTGCCACAAGCGCGGCATCAAGAACTTCTCTGCCGCTGCCACCTTCCTCCTCTTTGGCTCCATCATGGGCCGGGCAGCCGTGGCGCCCGTCACCTGGTCGGTCATCTCGCTGCTGCGTGGGGAAGCTTACATCTGCGCCCTCAGCGAGTTTGTCAAGCCATCCTCCCTGGACAAGTTCCCAGCCGATTATGGGGCTGATGTGCTGGCCAGGTTCCCCTGTAAAGATGTGCCAGCAAACCTCACCAAGTTCAGGGACGAGGTGACGCGGAGGCTGAGATACGAGTCCCAG cTCTTTGGCTGGCTGCTCATCGGCATTGTTGCAGTCCTGGTTTTCCTCACCAAGTGCCTGAAGCACTGCTGCTCGCCGCTGAGCTACCGGCAGGAGGcttactggtcccagtaccgctCCAATGAGGACAAGCTCTTCCGACGCACGGCCGAGGTCCACTCCAGGATCCTGGCAGCCAAGAACGTGAAGCACTTCTTTGGCTTTGTGGCACTGGACaaagaggagaaggagctggTGCAGGAGTTCCCAGTGGAGGGTGTCCAGCCCAGCCCCCAGTGGAATGCCATCACGGGCGTCTACATCTACCGGGAGAACAAGGGCTTCCCCCTCTACAGTCGGCTCCACAAATGGGCCAAAGGGGTGGAAGGGAATGGGCCAAGCCCAGAAGGCCATGAAATGCTCTTTTTGGCTTCCTAA
- the CALHM1 gene encoding calcium homeostasis modulator protein 1 — translation MDKFRMIFQFLQSNQESFMNGICGIMALASAQMYSAFDFNCPCLPHYNLAYGLGILLVPPFILFLLGFVLNNNISMLAEEWRRPQGQRGKDPAVLRYMFCSMAQRAMIAPTVWVSVTLLDGKCITCAFCTSVPVETLGNASHPGLSQGEMKRVLARIPCKEIYDGQEFIANEVAVRYLRCISQALGWCFVLLMTTLAFLVRSLRPCFTQAAFLKSRYWSHYIDIERKLFDETCAEHARSFAKVCIQQFFEGMSMDLAATRCHPPRKAPADAGEAAEKLLGITDQGTMNAALKSWHRCKPPLHLHPPVIPSSNGWAGEKQPPAHPPAPRREMAAYYSRV, via the exons ATGGACAAGTTTCGGATGATCTTCCAGTTCCTCCAGTCCAACCAGGAATCCTTCATGAATGGCATCTGTGGGATTATGGCCCTCGCCAGCGCCCAGATGTACTCGGCCTTTGATTTCAACTGCCCCTGCCTGCCACACTACAACCTGGCCTACGGGCTGGGCATCCTCCTGGTACCCCCCTTCATCTTGTTCCTGCTGGGCTTCGTGCTGAACAACAACATATCCATGCTGGCGGAGGAGTGGAGGCGACCCCAGGGCCAGCGAGGGAAGGACCCGGCTGTCCTGCGCTACATGTTCTGCTCCATGGCGCAGAGGGCCATGATCGCCCCGACGGTCTGGGTCTCGGTGACACTGCTGGACGGCAAGTGCATCACCTGCGCCTTCTGCACCTCGGTGCCCGTGGAGACCCTGGGCAACGCCAGCCACCCCGGCCTCTCCCAAGGGGAGATGAAGCGGGTCCTCGCCCGTATCCCCTGCAAAGAGATCTACGATGGTCAGGAGTTCATCGCCAATGAAGTGGCCGTCAGGTACCTGCGCTGCATCTCGCAG GCTCTGGGCTggtgctttgtgctgctgatgaCCACGCTGGCTTTCTTGGTCAGATCCCTCCGGCCCTGCTTCACCCAAGCTGCCTTCCTGAAGAGCAGGTACTGGTCCCACTATATCGACATCGAGCGCAAGCTGTTCGACGAGACATGTGCGGAGCATGCCAGGAGCTTTGCCAAGGTCTGCATCCAGCAGTTCTTCGAGGGCATGAGCATGGACCTGGCAGCCACTCGCTGCCACCCACCCAGGAAAGCCCCTGCGGATGCAGGGGAAGCTGCCGAGAAACTCCTGGGCATCACCGACCAGGGCACCATGAACGCGGCTCTGAAGAGCTGGCACAGATGCAAGCCCCCACTGCACCTCCACCCACCGGTCATCCCCAGTAGCAATGGCTGGGCAGGGGAAAAGCagccccccgcacacccccctgCGCCCCGAAGGGAGATGGCTGCCTACTACAGCCGGGTGTGA
- the CALHM3 gene encoding calcium homeostasis modulator protein 3: protein MDRFRMIFQYFQSNSESVMNGICGLLALVSVKMYTCFDFSCPCLPQYNMAYGLGIMFVPPVALFLCGLILNRQSLVMLEEWRRPQGRRKKDLAVIRYMCSSIMQRAMVAPVVWIIVTLLDGKCLICAFSGSVDPEKFVGFANASPVQAQQLLAKVPCKDDELMRNNTSRKAVSRYLRCWSQALGWSILLILIIAAFLARWLRPCFNQATLLQARHWSNYIDIEQKIFEETCCEHSRLFAHKCILHFFESMQQEIKLHNFSLPREGEGAEGEEDLLRGITDQDQVNKLLKMWYYEKPPLDVSQVTQRHPPGRERSPLPWADSPATWSKFPQHTDV from the exons ATGGACCGTTTCCGGATGATCTTCCAGTACTTCCAGTCCAACTCGGAGTCTGTAATGAATGGGATCTGTGGGCTGTTAGCCCTGGTTAGCGTAAAGATGTATACCTGCTTTGACTTCAGCTGCCCCTGTCTGCCCCAGTATAACATGGCATATGGCTTGGGGATCATGTTTGTACCCCCCGTCGCCCTCTTCCTCTGCGGCCTCATCCTCAACAGACAGTCCCTGGTGATGCTGGAGGAGTGGAGGCGACCTCAGGGGCGCAGAAAGAAGGACCTGGCTGTCATCAG gTACATGTGTTCTTCCATCATGCAGCGAGCCATGGTTGCCCCTGTCGTCTGGATCATAGTCACCCTCCTGGATGGCAAATGCCTGATCTGTGCTTTCAGTGGCTCCGTGGATCCTGAAAAGTTTGTGGGGTTTGCCAATGCCAGCCCGGTGCAGGCGCAGCAGCTGCTGGCCAAGGTGCCCTGCAAGGACGACGAGCTCATGAGGAACAACACGTCCCGCAAGGCAGTGTCCAGGTACCTGCGCTGCTGGTCCCAG GCACTCGGCTGGAGCATTTTGTTGATCCTTATCATAGCAGCTTTCCTCGCTCGCTGGCTCAGACCTTGCTTCAACCAGGCCACCCTCCTGCAGGCACGTCACTGGAGCAACTACATTGACATCGAGCAAAAGATTTTTGAGGAAACCTGCTGTGAGCACAGCCGGCTCTTTGCTCACAAATGCATCCTCCACTTCTTCGAAAGTATGCAGCAAGAGATCAAACTGCATAACTTCAGCTTGCctagggagggagagggggctgaAGGAGAGGAAGATCTTCTCCGGGGCATCACAGATCAGGACCAGGTgaataaacttctgaaaatgtGGTACTATGAGAAACCTCCCCTGGATGTCAGCCAGGTGACCCAGAGGCATCCCCCGGGGCGAGAGAgatcccctctgccctgggcagacaGCCCCGCTACCTGGTCCAAATTCCCCCAGCACACTGATGTGTAA